GCAACTCCAACGGCACCTACACGCCGCGCTTCAACCTCGGGACCAACCAGGGCATCGGGACGGTGACGGTGATCAATACCGAGACGAACCAGATCGAACGCGTGATCGAAGTGGGGCGCGCCCCCGCGGCCCTGTCGCAGATCATGTTCTGAGCGCGCCCGTGAGCCGGCGATGGCTCCACCAGTTCAGGAGCGTAACGGCCACAAAGCCCGAAAGGGCGAGCAGCACGATCAGGGTTACGGGGTCTCCCGGGGCCGGCGCCAGCAGAGCGCCTTCGTCTCCCTGCCACGGCCAGAGAGCCCGAAGCGAGCCGATCATCAGCCCGACCAGGGCCGCCATCGTGCGGTCATGCTGGCGTTCCAGCAACCACTTCAGCAGGTTGGAGAACAGCCCGATACCGGTCGCCGCGCCGGCCATAAAAACCGCGACGTACACCAATTCCCGTTCATGCACGGCGCGCAGCGTGGGTTCGTACATACCCAGAACCAGCAGCAAAAAGGCCCCGCTGATCCCGGGCAGAATCATGGCGCAGATCGCAATCGATGCGGCGCCGAACACCTGCAGCATACTGGGGTCGGCCACCTCGAGCGGGGTCAGACCCGTCGCGAAGAACGCGGCCAGGGCGGCGACCAGCCCGATCGTGTATTCCGCCGGCCCCATCCTGGAGGCGCGCGACCATGGAATGGCCACCGATGCCG
The genomic region above belongs to Rhodothermales bacterium and contains:
- a CDS encoding DUF368 domain-containing protein; the protein is MVSTKGPRNGMRDGLVHFAQGVLMGGADVIPGVSGGTMALIVGIYERLIGAISACFFAAIALLRFDLAGMRTHLQRVEWLLIIPLGAGIGAAILVGARIIPYLLDTYPMQCRGLFLGLIAASVAIPWSRASRMGPAEYTIGLVAALAAFFATGLTPLEVADPSMLQVFGAASIAICAMILPGISGAFLLLVLGMYEPTLRAVHERELVYVAVFMAGAATGIGLFSNLLKWLLERQHDRTMAALVGLMIGSLRALWPWQGDEGALLAPAPGDPVTLIVLLALSGFVAVTLLNWWSHRRLTGALRT